From the Oleiharenicola lentus genome, one window contains:
- a CDS encoding alpha-L-rhamnosidase C-terminal domain-containing protein — protein sequence MRYFRRTFVVGDPAKARLTVHVSADSRYLFYCNGEFIGRGPAKGDINHHFYDTFNLTPHLRKGRNVLAAIVLDMSRVAHRPARLGPPCSVMTYTGGFVLEGVLTGKSGKVMADLRTDANWRVAIDRAHRFQNENTTFEGYHGYFEHRVSKFIPAGWNTTRFDDSGWPPAHVLFQAELRENRRDPTSPYGLMPRMIPMLEEAEPQNFPDAYIAGGGEVPAAWKKLLAAGRPLTLKPGTRIDLVLDMGRLTTAFPHLAVSGGAGSSFRLTYAEALRLPWNTSGAKLLGRQQSLANLASHFADESSGWTFDRRGKVTGWCDRWEPSGRDEVFEPLHWRAFRYVGLQITVGKQPLKVRAVRQRFTAYPYRIKARFRSSDPALDRIWQVGLHTMRMCSHETFEDCPHYEQMQYAGDTMITSQLALFTTGDARLSRQALYHFDWSRLTDGLTQSRYPSRLIQVIPAWSIHWISTLRDYLLCTGDRTTAADLLPGVHAVLDWYRRQAGPDGLPAKLPFWNITDWCPWWPRGVVPGADTGATCIHSAQFINALDETAWIVRQLGKPAEADALTAEAERLRRIAHATFWSEAEGLYFDRPGGPEISQYGNAWAVVAGFAGERERSILMRRFPEDAKLAPGSFFWWHTGFAALARCGRFDDLPRHLGPWHESVNCGLSTFVEENSYWRSLCHAWSAHPVLEFQQRILGVLPAEPGFARIAIRPHRCGLTHAKGSVCTPHGLVETGWRVEGERFLLEARVPGNIPTRVTLPDGTSREFAGGRIRLEGVLQ from the coding sequence GTGCGATATTTCCGCCGGACCTTCGTGGTGGGTGATCCGGCCAAGGCACGGCTCACGGTGCATGTCTCGGCGGACAGCCGCTATCTGTTTTATTGCAACGGCGAGTTCATCGGCCGCGGTCCGGCGAAAGGTGACATCAACCACCATTTCTACGATACCTTCAACCTGACGCCGCACCTGCGCAAGGGGCGCAATGTTCTGGCCGCGATCGTGCTCGACATGTCCCGCGTCGCGCACCGGCCGGCCCGGTTGGGGCCGCCCTGTTCCGTGATGACTTATACCGGCGGCTTTGTGCTGGAAGGCGTGCTCACCGGAAAATCCGGCAAGGTGATGGCCGATCTGCGGACTGATGCCAATTGGCGCGTCGCGATCGACCGCGCGCATCGGTTTCAGAACGAAAACACCACCTTCGAGGGTTACCACGGCTACTTCGAGCACCGGGTTTCCAAGTTCATTCCGGCCGGCTGGAACACGACGCGGTTCGACGACTCGGGATGGCCTCCGGCGCATGTGCTCTTTCAGGCCGAGCTGCGGGAGAACCGTCGCGACCCGACCAGTCCCTACGGACTGATGCCGCGCATGATTCCGATGCTGGAGGAAGCCGAGCCGCAAAACTTTCCCGATGCCTACATCGCCGGCGGCGGCGAAGTCCCGGCCGCGTGGAAAAAACTGCTCGCGGCCGGACGTCCGCTCACCCTCAAGCCGGGCACCAGGATTGACCTCGTGCTCGACATGGGGCGCCTGACCACGGCGTTTCCGCATCTTGCGGTTTCGGGCGGCGCGGGCAGCAGCTTCCGGCTCACCTACGCCGAGGCCCTGCGCCTGCCGTGGAACACGTCCGGCGCCAAGCTGCTGGGCCGACAGCAGTCGCTGGCCAACCTGGCTTCGCACTTTGCCGATGAGAGCTCGGGCTGGACCTTCGATCGCCGGGGCAAGGTCACCGGCTGGTGTGATCGCTGGGAGCCCAGCGGTCGCGACGAGGTGTTCGAGCCGCTGCACTGGCGTGCGTTCCGGTATGTCGGCCTGCAAATCACGGTGGGGAAACAGCCGCTGAAAGTGCGCGCGGTTCGCCAGCGTTTCACGGCCTATCCCTACCGGATCAAGGCCCGCTTCCGTTCCTCTGATCCCGCGCTCGACCGCATCTGGCAGGTCGGGCTGCACACGATGCGCATGTGCTCGCACGAGACTTTTGAGGACTGTCCGCATTACGAGCAGATGCAGTATGCCGGCGACACGATGATCACGTCGCAGCTCGCGCTCTTCACCACGGGCGACGCTCGGCTGAGCCGTCAGGCGCTGTACCACTTCGATTGGTCGAGGCTCACCGACGGACTCACCCAATCGCGCTATCCCTCGCGGCTCATCCAGGTCATCCCCGCGTGGAGCATTCATTGGATCTCCACGCTCCGCGATTACCTCCTCTGCACCGGTGACCGCACCACGGCGGCGGACCTGCTGCCGGGCGTGCACGCCGTGCTCGACTGGTATCGCCGTCAGGCCGGGCCGGACGGACTGCCGGCCAAACTGCCATTCTGGAACATCACCGACTGGTGTCCATGGTGGCCACGCGGCGTCGTGCCTGGCGCCGACACCGGCGCGACCTGCATCCATTCCGCCCAGTTCATCAACGCGCTGGATGAAACTGCGTGGATCGTGCGCCAGTTGGGCAAGCCCGCCGAGGCCGACGCCTTGACCGCCGAGGCGGAGCGGCTGCGTCGCATTGCCCATGCAACCTTCTGGTCGGAAGCCGAGGGACTCTATTTTGACCGCCCGGGCGGTCCGGAAATCAGCCAGTATGGCAACGCCTGGGCGGTGGTCGCCGGATTCGCGGGTGAGCGTGAACGGTCGATCCTCATGCGGCGTTTCCCGGAGGACGCGAAGCTCGCGCCCGGGTCTTTCTTCTGGTGGCACACGGGATTTGCCGCGCTGGCCCGGTGCGGACGCTTTGATGACCTGCCCCGGCACCTGGGGCCGTGGCACGAATCCGTCAACTGCGGGCTCTCGACCTTCGTCGAGGAGAACAGTTACTGGCGTTCGCTGTGCCATGCGTGGTCGGCGCACCCGGTGCTGGAATTCCAGCAACGCATCCTCGGCGTCCTGCCGGCTGAACCCGGATTTGCGCGCATCGCCATCAGGCCGCACCGCTGCGGCCTGACCCACGCCAAGGGCAGCGTTTGCACGCCGCACGGGCTCGTGGAGACGGGGTGGAGGGTGGAGGGAGAACGCTTCCTGCTCGAAGCCAGGGTGCCGGGAAATATTCCCACCCGCGTGACGCTGCCTGACGGAACCTCGCGGGAGTTTGCCGGCGGCCG
- a CDS encoding sugar phosphate isomerase/epimerase, whose product MKIVSPQPRLVLCAHTWSMVGHPAPRREWTLDRKLAAIKAAGFDGVAAFINPEIADGARRHGLKLLSGFDCGDLPTVTRRLSEQRDCGVHFINIQLLNHDTPPARAAAMAVKLIKLSRRLGLGVHIETHRDTATETPEKFTEIARRYRRVTGETMPVTWDHSHFAVSKHVLPKDYAARLLAWPREIQHSQLFHLRPFNSQHCQVPVTDGRGRLTPEFLDYRAFVEELFVLWLRGPRPGGELWVCPEMGMTHGYNVSTNPPVWPDVIRCRRELLGCWRRALRRVA is encoded by the coding sequence ATGAAAATTGTTTCACCCCAGCCCCGCCTCGTTCTCTGTGCCCACACCTGGTCGATGGTCGGGCACCCCGCCCCGCGTCGCGAATGGACGCTGGACCGCAAGCTGGCCGCCATCAAGGCGGCAGGATTCGACGGCGTCGCCGCCTTCATCAATCCGGAGATTGCCGACGGTGCCCGGCGGCACGGCCTGAAACTGCTCAGCGGCTTCGACTGCGGCGACCTGCCCACGGTGACCCGGAGGCTTTCCGAGCAGCGCGACTGCGGCGTGCACTTCATCAACATTCAGCTGCTCAACCACGACACGCCACCGGCCCGCGCGGCGGCCATGGCGGTGAAGCTGATCAAGCTTTCCCGGCGCCTTGGCCTGGGGGTGCACATTGAAACCCATCGCGACACCGCGACGGAAACGCCGGAGAAGTTCACCGAGATCGCCCGACGCTATCGCCGCGTCACGGGTGAAACCATGCCGGTGACCTGGGATCATTCGCATTTCGCCGTCTCGAAGCACGTGCTGCCGAAGGACTATGCGGCGCGCCTGCTCGCGTGGCCGCGCGAGATCCAGCACTCGCAGCTGTTTCACCTGCGGCCCTTCAACAGCCAGCATTGCCAGGTGCCCGTCACCGACGGCCGCGGCCGGCTCACGCCGGAGTTCCTGGACTACCGCGCCTTCGTCGAGGAACTCTTTGTGCTCTGGCTGCGCGGCCCGCGCCCGGGCGGCGAACTCTGGGTCTGCCCGGAGATGGGCATGACGCATGGCTACAACGTGAGCACCAATCCCCCGGTGTGGCCCGACGTGATCCGGTGCCGCCGCGAACTGCTCGGCTGCTGGCGTCGGGCCCTGCGCCGCGTCGCTTGA